One segment of Nostoc piscinale CENA21 DNA contains the following:
- a CDS encoding phosphate-starvation-inducible PsiE family protein, with protein sequence MKKLFKNIFGVFTDEGFMHVIENVEVIVSKVLSVLMVLVILVAIGDLGAFLIKELFDTPYGKFNTTLFKIFGLFLNILIALEILENITAYLRKHVFQVELVIVTSLIAVARKIIILDLEKVTGIDIIGLGIAILALSISYLIIRSSNSKQSH encoded by the coding sequence ATGAAAAAACTATTCAAAAATATCTTCGGAGTATTTACCGATGAAGGCTTTATGCACGTTATCGAAAACGTCGAGGTAATAGTTTCTAAGGTCTTATCTGTGTTAATGGTGCTAGTAATATTAGTAGCGATCGGAGATTTAGGTGCTTTTTTGATTAAAGAGTTATTTGATACTCCTTATGGTAAATTCAATACAACATTATTTAAAATATTTGGATTGTTCTTAAATATCCTAATTGCCTTAGAAATCCTCGAAAATATCACAGCTTACCTACGCAAACACGTATTTCAAGTAGAATTAGTTATCGTCACTTCTTTAATTGCTGTTGCTCGTAAAATCATTATTCTTGACTTAGAAAAAGTCACAGGTATTGATATAATTGGTTTAGGAATTGCTATATTAGCTTTATCAATCAGTTATTTAATCATTCGTTCTAGTAATTCCAAACAATCTCATTAA
- a CDS encoding PrsW family glutamic-type intramembrane protease, whose product MTGKNARHNAFLRLVSGNAAAFGSESRYPLHASKEMVIGRDPSCQVVLDAMMYRMVSRRHAAVRPLSSSPDNKFTWVICDLNSANGTYLNGKRFYGCQELQSGDRIGLGSDGPQFIFEYDLIPQATMMTKQSASLPSAANFQNHTQIKQPDSVSFTQLFPIISTGKDLTRKAYLVPGILTVVFVVLMFATVGRPQANQVIVASYIGFVVYYFVYQLCGKSKPWWVLIGTALTTALILLSPILDLFIFIFRVVLPGNLAAAQDATITELFIRMFFGAGLMEELLKALPILGAYFIGSKLPSPWRENIGVWEPLDGILLGTASALGFTLLETLGQYVPDITQNVSQQVGIGAAGQLAGLQLLIPRVLGSVAGHMAYSGYLGYFIGLAVLKPSKSWQILSIGYLSASVLHALWNALGSINAFLLVVVGVLAYAVLMAAILKARALSPTRSQNFATRFLGPK is encoded by the coding sequence ATGACAGGCAAAAACGCAAGACATAACGCTTTTCTGCGGCTGGTGTCTGGTAATGCAGCAGCTTTTGGTTCAGAATCTCGTTACCCGCTACACGCAAGTAAAGAGATGGTAATTGGACGTGACCCCAGCTGTCAGGTTGTCTTGGATGCCATGATGTATCGAATGGTATCTCGTCGTCATGCTGCGGTTCGCCCTCTCTCTTCATCTCCAGATAATAAATTTACTTGGGTAATTTGCGATTTAAACAGTGCTAATGGTACTTATCTCAATGGTAAACGTTTTTATGGATGTCAAGAATTACAGTCAGGCGATCGCATTGGTTTAGGTAGTGATGGGCCACAATTTATTTTTGAGTATGACTTGATACCTCAAGCCACAATGATGACAAAACAAAGTGCATCATTGCCTTCTGCTGCTAACTTTCAAAACCATACCCAAATCAAACAGCCTGATTCAGTTAGCTTTACACAGCTTTTTCCGATTATTTCTACTGGTAAGGATTTAACTCGTAAAGCTTACCTTGTCCCTGGAATTCTCACAGTAGTTTTTGTAGTGCTGATGTTTGCTACTGTTGGTAGACCCCAGGCTAACCAAGTTATTGTAGCCAGTTACATTGGCTTTGTGGTTTATTACTTCGTTTATCAACTTTGTGGTAAGTCCAAACCTTGGTGGGTTCTCATTGGTACGGCGCTGACTACAGCTTTAATTTTGCTAAGTCCAATCTTAGATTTATTTATCTTTATTTTTCGGGTGGTCTTGCCAGGGAACTTAGCCGCCGCTCAAGATGCTACGATTACAGAACTTTTCATCCGAATGTTCTTTGGTGCAGGGTTGATGGAAGAATTGCTCAAGGCTTTGCCAATATTAGGAGCATATTTCATCGGCAGTAAATTACCTTCACCTTGGAGAGAAAATATTGGTGTGTGGGAACCTCTGGATGGTATTCTTCTCGGCACAGCTTCGGCTTTGGGTTTCACACTTTTGGAAACTCTGGGACAGTATGTGCCAGATATTACTCAAAATGTGAGTCAACAAGTTGGTATTGGTGCGGCTGGTCAATTGGCTGGGTTACAATTGCTAATTCCACGCGTTTTAGGTTCTGTTGCGGGTCACATGGCTTACAGTGGCTATCTCGGATATTTTATTGGGTTAGCTGTTCTCAAACCCAGTAAGAGTTGGCAAATTCTTTCTATTGGCTACTTAAGTGCATCTGTACTTCATGCTTTATGGAATGCGCTGGGTTCGATTAATGCTTTTTTATTAGTTGTGGTTGGAGTTTTAGCTTACGCTGTGTTAATGGCAGCAATTTTAAAGGCCAGGGCATTATCACCAACGCGATCGCAAAATTTTGCTACTCGCTTTCTCGGCCCTAAATAA
- a CDS encoding PP2C family serine/threonine-protein phosphatase, whose amino-acid sequence MENDAATLYCPNELCQAANPLTHKFCQRCSTPLPKRYLWVVGDVLNVGSPGEILADRYLVLNKSVVLDTKPGLLPQGLETDNLQTIRAYLRLIPYRLHIPQVYGVLSFKDGRSRKEILLLEKPPLFTEPTTDAQLRLCPQLTTAWRNATSIRQLNWLWQLGHLWQPLVSEGVASSLLEAHLLRVEGSLVRLLELRFDTATPKLSDLGEFWQQLIPDTKPVIAEFVNQVSNYLINGEINSAEVLISVLDKGLAELGELQSPKIKIITKTDTGPKRQRNEDACYPPSGTMLSKPPQATALAIVCDGIGGHEGGNVASNLAIDTIQQQVQQLTKVPYNHIDPSLLLADLEQAVAVANDKISQRNDSENRQGRKRMGTTLVMALPVAHEMYITHVGDSRAYWITRDGCYQVTLDDDVASREVRLGYAIYREAVQQSGSGSLVQALGMSSSAALHPTAQRFILDEDAVFLLTSDGLSDFDRVEEYWETEILPILTEETDLVTVADKLLEIANTKNGHDNVTIALVHYQVKYVEPELTLKAAIVERPTTTSQIPPKPLQPTLLEDISEQKTLIPEDKPSSLQQLPLHLIVPMIIAIAAGSLGLLVRGLFMSSPLLTKDPIPTIQPTPTATNERSLNNLAPGWVITNSQEITLDDQKLEGGRFLQVVEVEPGDTANTQESVVKLRLCPSGNTASPLPEKPLRVKLAQLQRQGISVLQGNETSSCDTLSQPSDS is encoded by the coding sequence ATGGAAAATGATGCGGCAACCCTCTACTGCCCAAATGAACTTTGTCAGGCTGCCAATCCCCTGACTCATAAGTTTTGTCAACGATGTTCCACACCCTTACCCAAACGATATCTCTGGGTTGTGGGTGATGTTCTAAATGTGGGTAGTCCTGGAGAAATATTAGCCGATCGCTATTTAGTCCTGAATAAATCTGTTGTTTTAGATACTAAGCCTGGATTACTCCCTCAAGGATTAGAAACAGACAACTTACAAACAATAAGAGCTTATTTGAGATTAATTCCCTACCGCTTACATATACCGCAGGTGTATGGAGTACTGTCTTTCAAAGATGGACGCTCTCGCAAAGAAATTTTACTTTTAGAAAAACCGCCTTTATTCACAGAACCAACGACAGACGCTCAATTAAGGTTGTGTCCGCAGTTAACTACTGCCTGGCGCAATGCAACCTCCATACGTCAACTGAATTGGCTCTGGCAATTAGGACATCTCTGGCAGCCTTTGGTGAGTGAAGGTGTTGCTTCTAGCTTACTGGAAGCTCACTTGTTAAGGGTGGAAGGGTCTTTAGTCCGCTTGTTAGAATTGCGTTTTGACACTGCAACACCAAAATTATCTGACTTAGGAGAATTTTGGCAGCAGTTAATACCAGATACCAAACCAGTCATTGCAGAATTTGTTAACCAAGTTAGTAATTATCTGATTAACGGAGAAATCAATTCTGCGGAAGTGCTAATCTCAGTTTTAGACAAGGGATTAGCAGAATTAGGCGAGTTACAATCGCCGAAAATTAAAATTATCACCAAAACGGACACTGGCCCAAAACGCCAACGCAACGAAGATGCCTGTTATCCACCAAGTGGCACAATGTTGAGTAAACCGCCGCAAGCTACAGCATTGGCTATTGTCTGTGATGGCATTGGTGGACATGAAGGTGGTAATGTCGCATCTAATTTAGCAATTGACACCATTCAGCAACAAGTTCAACAACTCACTAAAGTTCCTTACAACCATATAGACCCCTCACTCCTGCTGGCAGACTTAGAGCAAGCTGTGGCAGTTGCTAATGATAAAATTAGCCAGCGCAATGACAGTGAAAATCGCCAGGGGAGAAAACGTATGGGTACAACCTTGGTGATGGCATTACCAGTAGCACATGAGATGTATATTACCCATGTTGGTGATAGTCGTGCTTATTGGATTACACGGGATGGTTGCTACCAAGTTACTTTGGATGATGATGTTGCTTCTAGGGAAGTACGCTTGGGATATGCCATTTACCGGGAAGCAGTGCAGCAGAGTGGTTCGGGTTCCTTGGTTCAGGCATTAGGGATGAGTTCTAGTGCGGCATTACATCCAACAGCACAGAGGTTTATTCTGGATGAAGATGCTGTGTTTCTGTTGACATCTGATGGCTTAAGTGACTTTGACCGTGTGGAAGAATACTGGGAAACAGAAATTTTACCAATTTTGACAGAAGAAACAGATTTAGTCACAGTTGCTGATAAATTGCTGGAAATTGCCAACACCAAAAATGGCCACGATAATGTGACGATCGCTTTAGTTCATTATCAAGTTAAATATGTTGAGCCAGAACTGACTTTGAAAGCGGCTATTGTTGAGCGTCCCACTACAACCTCGCAAATTCCGCCTAAACCCCTGCAACCAACTTTATTAGAAGACATATCTGAGCAAAAAACTTTAATTCCTGAAGATAAGCCTAGTTCTCTTCAACAACTGCCACTGCATTTGATTGTGCCAATGATTATTGCGATCGCCGCAGGTTCTTTAGGGCTGCTGGTGCGTGGACTGTTTATGTCATCACCATTATTAACTAAAGATCCTATTCCTACTATACAGCCAACTCCTACTGCCACAAATGAGCGATCGCTCAATAACCTGGCTCCTGGTTGGGTAATTACGAATAGCCAAGAAATTACCTTGGATGATCAGAAGTTAGAAGGTGGTCGTTTTCTGCAAGTGGTTGAAGTCGAACCAGGAGATACAGCCAATACTCAGGAATCTGTAGTTAAATTGCGGCTTTGTCCTTCAGGAAATACAGCATCTCCTCTACCTGAAAAACCACTGCGAGTTAAATTAGCCCAACTGCAACGTCAAGGCATTTCTGTACTCCAAGGCAACGAAACCAGTAGTTGCGACACCTTATCTCAGCCATCAGATAGTTAA
- a CDS encoding DJ-1/PfpI family protein produces the protein MVAKKILMLVGDFVEDYEVMVPFQALQMVGHTVHAVCPDKKAGEKVRTAVHDFEGDQTYTEKPGHNFTLNATFAEVNVNTYDALVIPGGRAPEYIRLNQQVLEITRHFAQTNKPIAAICHGLQLLAAADVLQGKNCTAYPACSPDVRAAGGNYVQIPVDEAIVDGNLVTAPAWPAHSRWLAEFLKVLGTKIEHPEIAKVSG, from the coding sequence ATGGTGGCTAAAAAAATCTTGATGCTGGTAGGCGATTTTGTTGAAGATTATGAAGTGATGGTTCCCTTCCAAGCGTTGCAAATGGTAGGACACACTGTTCACGCTGTTTGTCCAGACAAAAAAGCTGGTGAAAAAGTCAGAACCGCAGTTCATGATTTTGAAGGCGACCAAACTTATACTGAAAAACCTGGACACAACTTTACTTTAAACGCTACTTTTGCTGAGGTAAATGTTAATACTTATGATGCACTAGTTATACCTGGAGGACGCGCACCAGAATATATCCGCTTAAATCAACAGGTATTAGAAATTACTCGTCATTTTGCTCAAACGAATAAGCCTATTGCTGCTATTTGTCATGGCTTACAGTTGTTAGCTGCGGCTGATGTGCTGCAAGGCAAAAATTGTACAGCTTATCCAGCTTGTAGTCCAGATGTGCGTGCAGCTGGTGGTAATTATGTCCAAATCCCAGTTGATGAAGCGATAGTAGACGGAAACTTAGTTACAGCACCAGCTTGGCCTGCACATTCCCGTTGGCTGGCTGAGTTTCTCAAAGTACTTGGCACTAAAATTGAACATCCAGAAATTGCCAAAGTTTCAGGATGA
- a CDS encoding molybdopterin oxidoreductase family protein, translated as MSEFTKTLCPYCGVGCGLEVSPPAQHGKATNRDSQGNPTWRVRGDKSHPSSQGMVCVKGATIAESLDKNRLHYPMVRDSLDQEFRRVSWDEAFDLITKRIQTVRFTQGPEAICMYGSGQFQTEDYYTAQKLLKGCLGTNNFDANSRLCMSSAVSGYIQSFGADGPPCCYEDLELTDCAFLIGTNTAECHPIIFNRLEKYHKKNRKMKMVVVDPRRTPTAEAADLHLAIRPGTDIDLLNGIAHLLMRWNYIDTMFIDDCTSNFSAYAEVIRHYPPEVAARQCGISIEDLETAARYWGQSQRVLSLWSMGVNQSSEGTAKVRTIINLHLMTGQIGKPGAGPFSLTGQPNAMGGREAGGLSHLLPGYRLVKNDQHRAEVEDFWGLKRGQISPTPGLTAWDMITGLETGDVGVLWIAATNPAVSMPDLERTKKALLRSPFTIYQDAYYPTETAAYAHVLLPAAQWGEKTGIMTNSERRVTLCPAFRQPPREAKADWEIFAEVGRRLGFADKFNFANSAEVYAEFVQLTKNRPCDMSGISHEQLRKQGPTHWPHPEVGSHEFPHSPLPNASKRLYTDLRFHTSDGRARFGAYYSKGLAELPDPNYPFVLTTGRLYGHWHTQTRTGRIEKIRSMYPEPFIEIHPRDAAKLGITDNQVIEVRSRRGQAHFPAKVTKAIAPGTVFVPMHWGALWANDAEANALTHPESCPDSLQPELKACAVQLAPISREVTSKNYQLQSSQW; from the coding sequence ATGAGTGAATTTACTAAAACTCTTTGTCCTTATTGTGGTGTTGGCTGTGGTCTAGAAGTTTCGCCACCAGCACAACACGGTAAAGCAACTAATCGTGATAGTCAAGGAAATCCGACTTGGCGGGTAAGAGGCGACAAATCTCACCCTTCTAGTCAGGGTATGGTTTGTGTTAAAGGTGCAACGATCGCTGAATCTTTAGATAAAAATAGATTACATTACCCAATGGTGCGGGATTCTTTAGATCAAGAGTTCCGGCGAGTTAGTTGGGATGAAGCTTTTGATCTCATCACTAAACGCATCCAAACTGTGCGCTTCACCCAAGGGCCAGAAGCTATTTGTATGTATGGTTCTGGTCAGTTTCAAACTGAGGACTATTACACCGCCCAAAAACTTTTGAAAGGCTGTTTAGGAACTAACAATTTTGATGCGAATTCACGCTTATGTATGTCCAGTGCTGTATCTGGATATATTCAAAGTTTTGGTGCTGATGGCCCGCCTTGCTGTTACGAAGATTTAGAGTTAACTGATTGTGCATTTTTAATTGGTACTAACACAGCAGAATGCCATCCCATTATTTTTAACCGACTGGAAAAATACCACAAAAAAAACCGCAAGATGAAAATGGTTGTGGTTGATCCGCGTCGCACACCCACCGCTGAAGCCGCAGATTTACATTTAGCAATTCGTCCCGGTACAGACATTGATTTGTTAAATGGTATCGCCCATTTATTAATGCGTTGGAACTACATTGACACGATGTTTATCGATGACTGTACCAGCAATTTCTCTGCATACGCAGAAGTTATTCGCCACTATCCACCAGAAGTTGCAGCACGTCAATGTGGAATCAGTATTGAAGATTTAGAAACAGCCGCCCGTTATTGGGGTCAGTCACAACGGGTGCTGTCTTTGTGGTCGATGGGTGTCAACCAATCAAGTGAAGGTACAGCCAAGGTTAGAACTATCATTAACCTGCACCTGATGACAGGACAAATCGGTAAGCCAGGGGCGGGGCCGTTTTCGTTAACAGGTCAACCAAATGCGATGGGAGGTAGAGAAGCCGGAGGTTTATCACATTTATTACCCGGTTATCGCTTGGTTAAAAATGACCAGCATCGCGCCGAAGTAGAAGATTTTTGGGGACTGAAGCGGGGACAAATTTCTCCTACTCCTGGTTTGACTGCTTGGGATATGATTACAGGTTTAGAAACTGGTGATGTAGGTGTACTGTGGATTGCAGCTACTAACCCAGCTGTAAGTATGCCAGATTTGGAACGCACCAAGAAAGCGTTATTGCGATCGCCTTTCACAATTTACCAAGACGCATACTATCCCACAGAAACCGCCGCTTATGCCCATGTGTTGTTACCTGCTGCCCAGTGGGGTGAAAAAACTGGCATAATGACCAATTCTGAACGCCGAGTCACCCTGTGTCCAGCATTCCGCCAACCACCGAGAGAAGCCAAAGCCGACTGGGAAATTTTCGCGGAAGTCGGACGACGGTTAGGTTTTGCCGATAAGTTTAACTTTGCTAACTCTGCCGAAGTTTACGCCGAGTTTGTTCAACTAACAAAAAATCGTCCATGCGATATGTCGGGTATTAGTCATGAACAATTACGCAAACAAGGGCCGACGCACTGGCCACATCCAGAAGTGGGGAGTCATGAATTTCCCCATTCCCCACTTCCTAATGCTTCCAAACGCCTATACACAGATTTACGCTTTCACACCTCTGATGGACGGGCGCGGTTCGGGGCGTATTACTCCAAAGGTTTGGCAGAATTACCAGACCCCAATTATCCATTTGTGTTAACTACAGGCAGACTTTACGGACATTGGCACACACAAACTCGTACTGGTCGCATCGAAAAAATTCGCTCGATGTACCCCGAACCATTTATTGAAATTCATCCCCGTGATGCGGCTAAGTTAGGAATTACCGATAATCAGGTAATAGAAGTGCGATCGCGTCGTGGTCAAGCTCATTTTCCCGCAAAAGTGACTAAGGCGATCGCACCTGGTACTGTATTTGTCCCTATGCACTGGGGCGCACTTTGGGCAAATGATGCCGAAGCTAACGCCCTCACCCATCCCGAATCTTGCCCAGATTCTTTACAACCAGAGTTAAAAGCTTGTGCAGTACAACTAGCACCAATTTCTAGAGAAGTTACAAGCAAAAATTATCAACTCCAATCGTCACAATGGTGA
- a CDS encoding NarK family nitrate/nitrite MFS transporter, with protein sequence MLKNLFSFRDRYRILHQTWFAFFLTFVCWFNFAPFATTIGKQLHLAPEQIKTLGICNLALTIPARLIIGMLLDRFGPRITYSILLMFAAVPCLATALSQDFNQLVISRLLMGIVGSGFVVGIRMVAEWFPPKEMGSAQGIYGGWGNFGAFGAEFALPMIAVATSFLAGGASNWRLAIALTGIIAAIYGVIYFNTVQDTPAGKVYKRPKKNGALEVTSVKSFWAMIVSNFGLIFALGLLAWRLEQKNIHFLTLGQMYLVWFVLAGLFAYQTYKAYEVNKELLTGKKTYAPAQRFNFSQVAILEFTYVTNFGSELAAVSMLPAFFEKTFGLEHVVAGMIAATYPFLNLVSRPSGGVISDKFGSRKWTMTIISAGIGVGYLMAHFINGNWPIGLAIAVTMICAYFAQAGCGATYGIVPLIKKEATGQIAGNVGAYGNFGGVVYLTIFSLTDAPTLFSTMGIAAMICAFMCAFFLKEPQGSFAGAPEESPEHSTQQSAILAEE encoded by the coding sequence ATGCTAAAAAATTTATTTTCATTCAGGGATCGTTACCGCATCTTACACCAGACTTGGTTTGCCTTTTTTCTGACCTTTGTCTGTTGGTTTAACTTTGCTCCGTTTGCTACCACCATTGGCAAGCAACTACATTTAGCACCTGAGCAAATTAAAACTCTAGGAATCTGCAACCTTGCTTTAACGATTCCAGCGCGGCTAATCATTGGGATGCTGTTAGACCGTTTCGGCCCCAGGATTACTTATTCGATATTGTTGATGTTTGCGGCTGTTCCCTGTTTAGCTACAGCGTTATCTCAAGACTTTAATCAATTAGTCATCAGCCGCTTGTTAATGGGAATTGTCGGTTCCGGGTTCGTTGTTGGTATCCGGATGGTAGCTGAATGGTTCCCGCCGAAAGAGATGGGAAGCGCACAGGGGATTTACGGCGGTTGGGGAAATTTTGGGGCTTTTGGTGCAGAATTTGCCTTACCAATGATTGCTGTTGCTACTAGCTTTTTGGCTGGTGGTGCTTCTAACTGGCGGTTGGCGATCGCTCTTACTGGTATCATTGCCGCTATCTATGGCGTGATTTACTTCAACACTGTTCAAGATACGCCTGCTGGCAAAGTCTACAAGCGCCCTAAGAAAAATGGTGCTTTAGAAGTCACCAGCGTCAAAAGTTTCTGGGCGATGATTGTCTCCAATTTTGGTTTGATATTCGCCCTCGGTTTATTAGCTTGGCGCTTAGAGCAAAAGAATATTCACTTTTTGACTCTGGGTCAAATGTATTTAGTTTGGTTTGTATTAGCAGGATTATTTGCTTACCAAACTTACAAAGCTTATGAAGTCAACAAAGAACTATTAACAGGTAAGAAAACTTACGCGCCTGCACAACGCTTTAACTTCAGCCAAGTTGCAATACTCGAATTTACTTACGTAACTAACTTTGGTTCAGAATTAGCAGCTGTTTCCATGCTGCCCGCCTTCTTTGAAAAAACCTTTGGTTTAGAACACGTAGTTGCAGGCATGATTGCCGCTACTTATCCATTTTTAAACTTAGTTTCTCGTCCTAGCGGTGGCGTAATTTCTGATAAATTTGGTTCTCGCAAATGGACGATGACCATTATTTCGGCTGGCATTGGTGTTGGCTATTTGATGGCACATTTTATTAATGGTAACTGGCCAATTGGGCTGGCGATCGCAGTAACTATGATTTGTGCCTATTTTGCCCAAGCTGGCTGCGGTGCAACTTACGGTATTGTTCCCCTAATCAAAAAAGAAGCCACCGGACAAATTGCTGGCAACGTCGGAGCTTACGGTAATTTCGGTGGTGTAGTTTACCTCACAATTTTCAGCTTAACCGATGCACCAACCCTATTTTCCACAATGGGTATAGCAGCAATGATTTGTGCTTTTATGTGTGCTTTCTTCCTCAAAGAACCGCAAGGTTCTTTTGCTGGTGCGCCTGAAGAATCACCAGAACATTCAACTCAACAATCTGCAATTTTAGCTGAGGAATAA
- a CDS encoding CHAT domain-containing protein, whose amino-acid sequence MPSLNLAIARLINTGTDSFAIWVVKAPYPSGYVLRDCVWPAELNQIWQEWQQMFAGHSGLNVTANTAPQPANPLALNLGTTNSGHMPGYGGRLMQYLGLYLWRWVFDGPILSSLERSCGIAMGQHTRLRFQIEIRDPDLIALPWEIMQRQPGQSAISLSQDLLFSRTTSEVEPLPFLRTDQALNILLVLGHDENLELEQEASILQQILENQPQINRNYSGFAPCMVKTLIQPTPQDLIQELETKAYNIFFYAGHGLPGPDGGLLFLRPDKTLNGIELAQVLNRSGLKLAVFNACWGAQPAAVNHQAIPASSLAEVLIRHGVPAVLGMRDVIADHESHSFIKAFAEALRSRKPIDEAVAEARQEMLTLYKFNQPAWTLPVLYLHPDFNGELVKSIDEGITELPDISIINVNRVTSRACLRSLSPGGRTWFLRAGVTRIGRTQDNDIIIPEPSVSKRHAEILCRNTYAGNTPVQTYYLQDLSTYGTTWCLSANGWQQILREEVPLQSGAKLKFGNSGSETWEFIIEN is encoded by the coding sequence ATGCCATCCCTGAACTTAGCGATCGCCCGTCTCATCAATACTGGCACAGATAGCTTTGCCATTTGGGTGGTCAAAGCTCCCTACCCTAGTGGCTATGTTCTGCGTGACTGTGTATGGCCTGCTGAACTGAATCAAATTTGGCAAGAGTGGCAGCAAATGTTTGCTGGACACAGTGGTTTAAATGTTACAGCCAACACAGCGCCTCAACCTGCTAACCCACTCGCGTTGAATTTAGGTACCACTAATTCTGGTCACATGCCCGGTTACGGTGGTCGTCTAATGCAATACTTAGGTCTGTATTTGTGGCGCTGGGTATTTGACGGGCCAATTCTCAGCAGTCTCGAACGCAGTTGTGGAATTGCAATGGGACAGCATACACGTTTGCGCTTTCAAATCGAAATTCGTGACCCAGATTTGATTGCTTTACCTTGGGAAATTATGCAGCGTCAACCCGGACAATCAGCGATTTCGCTTTCTCAGGACTTGCTATTTAGTCGTACCACTAGTGAAGTTGAACCACTGCCATTTTTACGTACAGATCAGGCCTTAAATATCTTGTTGGTATTAGGTCATGATGAAAACTTGGAACTAGAACAAGAAGCAAGTATTTTGCAACAAATCTTGGAGAATCAGCCGCAAATCAACCGCAATTATTCTGGGTTCGCTCCTTGTATGGTTAAAACCCTGATTCAACCCACACCGCAAGATTTGATTCAAGAATTAGAAACTAAAGCTTACAATATATTTTTTTACGCTGGTCATGGCTTGCCAGGGCCAGATGGAGGATTGTTATTTTTGCGTCCTGATAAGACGCTCAATGGCATAGAATTGGCGCAAGTCTTAAATCGGAGTGGTTTGAAATTAGCTGTTTTTAATGCTTGTTGGGGAGCGCAACCAGCAGCAGTCAATCACCAAGCAATCCCCGCCAGCAGTTTAGCAGAAGTCCTCATTCGACATGGTGTACCAGCCGTTTTAGGAATGCGGGATGTGATTGCTGACCATGAAAGTCACAGTTTCATTAAAGCTTTTGCTGAGGCTTTGCGATCGCGCAAACCTATTGATGAAGCTGTGGCAGAAGCTCGCCAAGAAATGTTAACACTGTATAAGTTCAACCAACCTGCTTGGACTTTACCAGTTCTGTATTTACATCCAGATTTCAATGGTGAACTTGTTAAAAGCATTGATGAAGGAATTACAGAGTTACCAGATATTTCAATTATTAATGTAAATCGTGTTACTTCTAGAGCTTGTTTGCGATCGCTCTCCCCAGGAGGTAGAACTTGGTTTTTACGTGCCGGTGTAACTCGCATTGGTCGCACTCAAGACAACGATATTATAATTCCTGAACCATCAGTTTCTAAGCGTCATGCCGAAATTTTATGTCGTAATACTTATGCTGGTAATACTCCAGTACAAACTTATTATTTACAGGATCTCTCAACTTACGGTACAACTTGGTGTCTGAGTGCTAATGGCTGGCAACAAATTCTGCGGGAAGAAGTACCATTACAATCTGGAGCCAAGTTAAAGTTTGGTAATTCTGGCAGCGAAACATGGGAGTTTATTATTGAAAATTAA